The following coding sequences lie in one Paracholeplasma manati genomic window:
- a CDS encoding glycoside hydrolase family 2 protein — MRTIIPINDGWRFGHKTDEIIKMNIDDSHLSLVDIPHSNATLGYNNYTESVYQFESVYRKKVLIEHAISKKHFIRFEGVLHRADVYLNDHFVGRHDGGYTAFEFEVTPYVQSGENTLVVVVDSRETLNIPPFGKTIDYLTYGGIYREVYWVETPINHIKHVHIALQKDTIKPTLHFQIQTEGGTRVRIQLAEHGNVVYEGVYNLKDDIVITPNITLWDIDHPVLYDIKVVLDDADCYVFKTGFKHSEFRTDGFYLNGKKIKIVGLNRHQIYPYVGYAMPRNGQIEDARLLKSLGNAVRTSHYPQSKHFLDACDALGLLVFTEAPGWQYVGDASWQQSYITQVKEMILEQQHHPSIILWGVRVNESGDFDNLYASTNALAKSLDGRQTGGVRCFSFSNPLEDVYTYNDFFHNGTNDYMKAIKDVTIDQKPYLITEFNGHMFPTKTFDTPTRKVEHALRYAHILDAHMGNPRVTGGFGWQFIDYNTHEQFGSGDHICYHGVYDAFRLPKPAAHIYLSQQEKPHLAVLNSTDIGDYDAGYIDHLVVATNASYIEVYQNNRLLGSFYPDTKHYPHLKHPPIIIDDFYGDAYASLGLTEDKIKTLKAIGADIAKRGGLDKLTSLDTYDASDIQLAWQMYGKYVANWGSESFTYTIIGHYEGQTIQKVLGPYRNYQLQIHVHEPVIEVFDTYDVCKIDIEAVDDRGNLKAYAFDVISITTNDVIEVIGESNVALIGGQRAVWIRSKAIGVGNLMIQHRNRQIPLEIIVKKGSN, encoded by the coding sequence ATGAGAACAATCATCCCCATCAATGATGGGTGGCGTTTCGGTCATAAAACCGATGAAATAATCAAAATGAATATCGATGATAGCCATTTATCCTTAGTAGATATTCCCCATTCTAACGCCACTTTAGGTTATAACAATTATACTGAATCGGTTTATCAGTTTGAAAGTGTATATCGTAAAAAAGTTTTGATCGAGCATGCCATATCCAAAAAACATTTCATCCGATTTGAAGGTGTTTTACATCGAGCAGATGTCTATTTGAATGATCATTTTGTTGGTAGACATGATGGCGGCTATACCGCGTTTGAATTTGAAGTAACCCCTTATGTTCAATCGGGTGAAAATACCCTCGTGGTCGTTGTAGATTCTAGAGAAACTTTGAATATCCCACCCTTTGGTAAAACGATTGATTATTTAACTTATGGTGGTATTTATAGAGAAGTTTATTGGGTTGAAACCCCAATAAATCACATCAAACATGTCCATATTGCATTACAAAAAGATACCATTAAACCCACACTGCACTTTCAAATTCAAACCGAAGGTGGCACACGGGTTCGAATCCAACTGGCTGAACATGGTAACGTCGTATATGAAGGTGTATACAACCTAAAAGACGATATTGTCATCACACCAAATATTACCTTGTGGGATATCGATCATCCCGTTTTATACGATATCAAGGTTGTGCTAGATGACGCGGATTGTTATGTCTTTAAAACCGGATTCAAGCACAGTGAATTTAGAACAGACGGTTTTTATTTGAATGGAAAGAAAATTAAAATTGTCGGATTAAATCGACATCAAATATACCCTTATGTCGGCTATGCGATGCCGCGAAATGGACAAATCGAAGATGCGAGATTGTTGAAATCTTTAGGTAACGCAGTTCGAACATCGCATTACCCTCAAAGCAAGCATTTTCTTGATGCCTGTGACGCTTTAGGTTTATTGGTCTTTACAGAAGCCCCAGGTTGGCAGTATGTTGGTGATGCTTCATGGCAACAGTCATACATCACACAGGTCAAAGAAATGATTTTAGAACAACAACATCACCCATCGATCATTCTTTGGGGGGTTAGAGTTAATGAATCTGGTGACTTTGATAATTTATATGCGTCTACGAATGCTTTAGCCAAATCACTAGATGGTAGACAAACTGGTGGTGTACGCTGTTTCAGCTTTTCCAATCCACTAGAGGATGTTTACACCTATAATGATTTCTTTCACAATGGCACCAATGATTACATGAAGGCTATTAAAGATGTGACGATTGATCAAAAACCCTATCTGATCACAGAATTCAATGGTCACATGTTTCCAACCAAAACCTTTGATACCCCAACTCGAAAAGTCGAACATGCGTTACGGTATGCACACATATTGGATGCGCACATGGGGAACCCACGTGTGACGGGGGGATTTGGCTGGCAGTTCATCGATTATAACACCCATGAACAGTTCGGTAGCGGTGATCACATCTGTTATCATGGGGTTTATGACGCGTTTAGATTGCCAAAACCAGCCGCACATATTTATCTATCTCAACAAGAAAAACCACACTTAGCTGTTCTAAATAGTACCGATATTGGCGACTATGACGCCGGATACATCGATCATTTAGTTGTAGCAACCAATGCGAGCTACATCGAAGTGTACCAAAACAATCGTTTATTAGGTTCATTTTATCCAGACACCAAGCATTATCCACATTTAAAGCATCCACCCATCATCATCGATGATTTTTATGGAGATGCCTATGCATCTTTAGGACTAACTGAAGATAAAATTAAAACTTTGAAAGCCATTGGGGCTGATATTGCAAAAAGGGGTGGTTTGGACAAGCTGACTTCTTTAGACACATATGACGCCAGCGATATCCAATTGGCTTGGCAGATGTATGGAAAGTATGTGGCTAACTGGGGTTCAGAATCATTCACTTACACCATCATCGGACATTATGAAGGTCAAACCATCCAAAAGGTCCTAGGTCCTTATCGCAACTATCAACTACAAATTCATGTTCATGAACCAGTGATTGAAGTTTTCGATACTTATGATGTTTGTAAGATTGATATAGAAGCGGTAGATGATCGAGGTAATTTAAAGGCTTACGCTTTTGATGTGATATCGATCACAACCAATGACGTTATCGAAGTCATCGGTGAATCCAATGTCGCATTGATTGGTGGACAACGTGCTGTTTGGATTAGAAGCAAAGCCATTGGTGTTGGCAATCTGATGATTCAACATCGCAATCGTCAAATACCCTTAGAAATCATTGTAAAAAAAGGCTCAAACTAA
- a CDS encoding extracellular solute-binding protein, whose amino-acid sequence MKKVFSLMLVLISIFGLAACQPKEEELEEVSLTVWASELDQTLMQTMIESFKEAYKDEAIFTITLGAVSEATAKDQVLTDIEAAADVFAFADDQINELYVAGALQEVQENTAAIIAANGGAEAGAIKAATKNGKLYAYPMTADNGYFLFYDKSVYTENDVKTLDGILAKAQSDGSKFTMQINNGWYLYSFFAGAGLQLTYNGTVNSANWNNATGVKVTESIIRMASHPGYINLNDAGFVSGIKDGSVSAGVNGVWNATEAQNKWGANYAATKLPTYTLDGQQVQMSSFAGYKLMGVNALTLQPYWAMKLAEWFTNEDNQILRFQERGLGPSNVNAANSTEVKASPAISALAQQGAFATVQNVGGNYWSPTETFGNMIVNAELTLQGNIQDALDIMVQGIVAQPIG is encoded by the coding sequence ATGAAAAAAGTATTTTCACTCATGTTGGTGTTGATATCCATCTTCGGATTAGCTGCATGTCAACCCAAGGAAGAAGAATTAGAAGAGGTTTCATTGACAGTATGGGCATCTGAATTAGACCAAACATTGATGCAAACCATGATCGAAAGTTTTAAAGAAGCGTATAAAGATGAAGCCATCTTTACCATTACTTTAGGTGCAGTTTCTGAAGCTACTGCAAAAGACCAAGTATTGACTGACATTGAAGCTGCTGCAGACGTATTCGCATTCGCAGATGATCAAATCAATGAACTCTATGTTGCTGGCGCGCTTCAAGAAGTACAAGAAAACACCGCTGCAATCATCGCTGCCAATGGTGGTGCAGAAGCCGGTGCCATTAAAGCAGCAACCAAAAATGGTAAACTTTATGCTTATCCAATGACTGCTGATAATGGTTATTTCCTATTTTATGACAAATCTGTTTATACAGAAAATGACGTTAAAACTTTGGATGGTATTTTAGCCAAAGCACAAAGTGATGGTTCTAAATTTACCATGCAAATCAACAATGGTTGGTATTTGTATTCATTCTTTGCAGGTGCTGGGTTACAACTAACCTATAACGGTACTGTAAATAGTGCCAATTGGAATAACGCGACTGGTGTTAAAGTCACTGAATCCATCATTCGCATGGCTTCTCACCCTGGATACATCAACTTAAATGATGCTGGATTCGTTTCTGGTATCAAGGATGGCTCCGTTTCTGCAGGTGTTAATGGGGTATGGAATGCCACTGAAGCACAAAATAAATGGGGTGCAAACTACGCAGCTACCAAATTACCTACTTACACACTTGATGGTCAACAAGTACAAATGAGTTCATTTGCAGGTTATAAATTAATGGGTGTTAACGCCCTTACATTACAACCTTATTGGGCAATGAAATTAGCTGAATGGTTCACCAATGAAGACAATCAAATCTTACGTTTCCAAGAACGTGGACTTGGGCCTTCTAATGTCAATGCTGCAAATTCTACTGAAGTGAAAGCTTCTCCAGCCATTTCCGCATTAGCTCAACAAGGTGCCTTCGCAACCGTTCAAAATGTCGGTGGTAATTATTGGTCACCAACCGAAACTTTCGGAAATATGATCGTTAACGCCGAATTAACCCTTCAAGGCAACATCCAAGATGCACTCGATATCATGGTTCAAGGTATTGTGGCACAACCGATTGGATAA
- a CDS encoding carbohydrate ABC transporter permease, with translation MSHDFKTGDIYVKLSLLFLSIGFFRRHQIIKGILFSIIQIGFILFMIFTGIPNLSRYNTLGTIQFESVYNPITRRNEVNNYDHSFKILLYGLISIIVIIVYVYIHLKNIHTQRKLQWCEAEGQHINTFKEDLIQLKDDRFHITLLTLPVSGIVFFTIIPLLFMILVAFTNYDQLHMPPTKLFSWVGFRNFEILLTTGSNTVTFGYAFRKVLTWTLTWAFFATFLNYIGGIILALLINSKYTKWPKLWRTIFVITIAVPQFVSLLLVRHFFADQGIMNTLLSSNIPFLSDYTWIDWIRQLGLIGANREFVPFLTDPVWSKVMLILINCWIGFPYVMLITTGVLMNIPKDLYESAEIDGANKFQLFAKITMPYMLFVTAPYLITNFVHNLNNFNVIYLLTSTRVTSNQLLANANASDTDLLVTWLFKLTQDYYNYKMASVIGIMMFLLSAIFTLLAFNYTIKSNKEDRFQ, from the coding sequence TTGAGTCATGACTTTAAAACCGGTGATATTTATGTAAAACTATCCTTACTGTTCTTGAGTATAGGTTTTTTTAGAAGACATCAGATTATTAAAGGCATTTTATTTTCAATCATTCAAATCGGGTTTATTTTGTTTATGATCTTTACAGGTATCCCAAATTTATCACGATACAATACCTTGGGTACCATTCAATTTGAATCCGTATATAACCCAATAACGAGACGAAATGAAGTCAATAATTACGATCATTCTTTCAAAATTCTATTGTATGGCCTCATCAGCATCATCGTGATTATCGTTTATGTGTATATCCATTTAAAAAACATCCATACACAAAGAAAACTACAATGGTGTGAAGCTGAAGGTCAGCACATCAACACCTTTAAAGAGGATTTAATTCAACTCAAAGATGATCGTTTCCACATCACTTTGTTGACTTTGCCAGTATCCGGTATTGTATTCTTCACAATCATTCCGTTGTTATTCATGATCTTGGTTGCATTCACCAATTATGACCAATTGCATATGCCACCAACCAAACTATTCAGTTGGGTTGGGTTTAGAAACTTTGAAATATTATTAACCACAGGTTCAAACACAGTAACATTTGGTTATGCGTTTAGAAAAGTTCTGACTTGGACATTGACATGGGCATTTTTCGCTACCTTTTTAAACTATATTGGTGGTATCATTCTGGCATTACTCATCAATAGCAAATATACCAAATGGCCTAAATTATGGCGAACCATATTTGTCATCACGATTGCTGTACCTCAGTTTGTGTCATTGTTACTGGTTAGACATTTCTTTGCTGACCAAGGTATCATGAATACCCTCCTAAGTTCAAACATCCCATTTTTATCTGACTACACCTGGATTGACTGGATTCGTCAACTCGGATTAATTGGTGCGAATCGTGAGTTCGTGCCATTCCTAACAGACCCTGTATGGTCAAAAGTGATGTTGATTTTAATCAACTGCTGGATTGGTTTCCCATACGTCATGCTCATCACAACTGGTGTATTGATGAACATACCAAAGGATTTGTATGAGTCTGCTGAAATTGATGGTGCCAATAAATTCCAACTATTCGCTAAGATTACGATGCCTTATATGTTGTTTGTTACCGCACCGTATTTGATTACGAATTTTGTCCACAATCTCAATAATTTTAATGTCATTTACCTCTTAACATCGACACGGGTCACATCCAACCAATTACTAGCAAATGCGAATGCATCAGATACCGACTTGTTGGTCACTTGGTTATTTAAGTTGACACAAGACTACTACAACTACAAAATGGCCTCAGTCATCGGCATTATGATGTTCCTATTGTCAGCGATATTTACGTTACTCGCATTTAACTATACCATTAAATCCAATAAGGAGGACCGCTTCCAATGA
- a CDS encoding sugar ABC transporter permease, which translates to MSRTPDQIKRAAKSKKRIKTILHNGLLAVLSFFWLIPIFWLIASAFNTDRGVNIRQFFPMNWTLDNFYQLFFQTDSVANFPRWFLNTLTVAVFACIISSLFVLMVSYTMSRLRFNMRKPLMNIGVILGLFPGVLSMIAIYFILKSLGLTDSLLALIIVYSASSGLGYLVAKGFFDTIPKSLDEAARIDGATQWDVFWRIIIPLSRPIIVYTVLLAFLAPWVDFVFANIIMTSRDTNKFTVAIGLYNMLDRNLVNNYFSLFTAGAVVVSIPISVLFIFMQKFYVEGVTGGSVKG; encoded by the coding sequence ATGAGCCGAACACCCGATCAAATCAAACGTGCTGCTAAATCTAAAAAGCGTATAAAAACCATCCTTCATAATGGTTTATTGGCTGTGCTATCATTTTTTTGGTTAATTCCTATTTTCTGGTTGATTGCTTCCGCATTCAATACTGATCGCGGGGTCAACATTCGACAATTTTTTCCTATGAATTGGACACTGGATAATTTCTATCAATTGTTTTTTCAAACCGATAGTGTTGCTAACTTCCCTAGATGGTTCTTAAATACATTAACTGTGGCAGTATTCGCCTGCATCATCTCAAGTTTGTTCGTATTAATGGTTTCTTATACGATGAGCCGTTTGAGATTCAATATGCGAAAACCACTCATGAATATCGGTGTTATATTGGGATTATTCCCTGGTGTACTCTCAATGATTGCCATTTATTTCATCTTAAAATCATTGGGATTAACAGACAGTTTATTGGCCCTCATCATCGTCTATTCTGCCAGTTCAGGTTTGGGTTATTTGGTTGCGAAAGGTTTTTTTGACACCATCCCTAAATCCCTCGATGAAGCTGCAAGGATTGATGGTGCTACACAATGGGACGTGTTTTGGCGAATCATCATACCACTGTCGAGACCAATCATTGTTTATACTGTCTTATTAGCGTTCTTAGCCCCATGGGTTGACTTCGTTTTCGCCAATATTATTATGACTTCTCGTGACACCAATAAGTTCACAGTTGCGATCGGACTTTATAACATGTTAGACCGAAATTTGGTCAATAATTATTTTTCATTATTCACTGCAGGTGCAGTGGTCGTATCCATTCCTATATCGGTGCTCTTCATTTTCATGCAAAAATTTTATGTCGAAGGTGTCACAGGTGGGTCTGTGAAAGGTTAA
- a CDS encoding galactokinase: MELKQTFNDVYQQHPERLYYSPGRVNIIGEHIDYNGGLVFPAAISIGTYAAISNRTDQMIRFYSSNFKDQGIVTVSLSDLSYQETHGWVNYAKGIIQTLIKRGYQIEHGLDVLIEGNLPPASGLSSSASLEVLIGYVFSDVFNLNLTRENIALIGQEVENHYMGLHCGIMDQLIIAKGIEGKALIMNTHTLETHAVNATFKGYTWVIMNTNYKRKNTDSKYNERVKECQTVLNQIQTIQPVKTLCEITPDQLDSLKSWIKDDVLLKRFKHVVTEQARVIEAEKRMANNDAIGFAALLNASHASLKDDYEVTGLHLDVLVEGALKAGAIGARVTGAGFGGCAIALVPNDIMGSFESLVSQIYTDKTELVPTFYDVIFTDGVKRIE, translated from the coding sequence ATGGAACTTAAACAAACATTTAATGACGTATATCAACAACATCCAGAACGACTCTACTATTCGCCAGGTAGGGTCAACATCATTGGCGAACACATCGATTATAATGGCGGATTGGTATTTCCTGCTGCCATATCGATTGGCACTTATGCTGCAATTTCAAATAGAACCGACCAAATGATCCGGTTCTATTCATCCAATTTTAAAGATCAAGGCATCGTCACAGTATCGTTATCGGATTTATCTTATCAAGAAACCCATGGTTGGGTGAATTATGCGAAAGGTATCATCCAAACATTGATAAAGCGTGGTTATCAGATCGAACACGGTTTAGATGTCTTGATTGAAGGTAATCTCCCGCCAGCTTCAGGGTTATCATCCAGTGCGTCCTTAGAAGTGTTGATTGGTTATGTATTTTCAGATGTATTTAACCTCAATTTAACGCGCGAAAACATCGCTTTAATTGGTCAAGAAGTCGAAAACCACTATATGGGTTTACATTGTGGGATTATGGACCAACTGATCATTGCGAAAGGGATTGAAGGGAAAGCCCTCATCATGAATACCCATACCCTTGAAACCCATGCTGTAAACGCAACCTTTAAGGGCTATACCTGGGTCATTATGAATACCAACTACAAACGTAAAAATACCGATTCCAAATACAATGAACGCGTGAAAGAATGTCAAACTGTTTTGAATCAAATTCAAACGATTCAACCCGTTAAAACCTTATGTGAAATCACACCAGATCAATTGGACTCATTGAAATCATGGATTAAAGATGACGTTTTACTCAAGCGATTTAAACACGTCGTGACTGAACAAGCACGCGTGATTGAGGCAGAAAAACGTATGGCCAACAATGACGCTATTGGCTTTGCTGCGCTATTGAATGCGTCTCATGCATCGCTAAAAGATGACTATGAAGTCACTGGTTTACACTTAGATGTCTTGGTCGAAGGTGCGCTAAAAGCAGGTGCCATTGGTGCCCGTGTTACAGGCGCTGGTTTTGGTGGCTGTGCCATCGCACTTGTCCCAAATGATATCATGGGTTCATTTGAATCTTTGGTTTCACAAATCTATACAGATAAAACCGAACTCGTGCCTACTTTTTATGATGTCATATTTACGGATGGGGTGAAACGCATTGAATAA
- a CDS encoding aldose epimerase family protein, with translation MNKFITLENEHLKTVISTLGAGIYQIYLKSNQEIPVLVTNTNPDDYLTSTNYYGKSIGRISGRLFGPNYQLNQHVYDVECNPNSPFMLHGGKDGLWIKTFDVVSQKSDEVILAYVDPETNTFPGELSVRVWYRLVNKTVHIEYQAQGTKDTLCNLTNHVYFNLNIDGGDILDHHLMLNARKYNVLDDQYRFIKQANVAQTPFDFIQPKPLRNGVLALLDTAQKGLDHCFITNSNHVGSLFDPKTQRRLNVYSNYPSVVIYTHNFISKKPLNTSVPQGVHSSITFECQYEPDGIHHPILNSAILKKNEPYHHFIDFEFEF, from the coding sequence TTGAATAAATTCATCACACTTGAAAACGAACACCTAAAGACAGTCATTTCGACGCTAGGTGCTGGTATTTATCAAATTTATTTAAAATCGAATCAAGAAATTCCTGTGTTAGTCACCAATACGAATCCAGATGATTACTTAACGAGTACCAATTATTACGGTAAATCGATTGGTCGCATCTCAGGTCGTTTGTTTGGCCCAAATTATCAGCTAAATCAACATGTATACGATGTGGAGTGTAATCCCAATAGTCCTTTTATGTTACATGGCGGTAAAGATGGGTTATGGATTAAAACATTCGATGTGGTATCACAAAAATCGGATGAGGTTATTTTAGCCTATGTTGATCCTGAAACCAATACATTTCCAGGAGAACTATCTGTTCGCGTATGGTATCGTTTGGTCAATAAAACGGTGCATATTGAATATCAAGCTCAAGGGACAAAAGATACATTATGTAACTTAACCAACCATGTGTATTTCAATTTAAACATTGACGGTGGTGATATTTTAGACCACCATTTGATGTTGAATGCACGAAAATACAATGTCTTAGATGACCAATATCGATTCATTAAGCAAGCAAATGTCGCTCAAACACCTTTTGATTTTATACAACCAAAACCGCTCAGGAACGGCGTTTTAGCTTTGTTAGATACCGCTCAAAAAGGGCTTGATCACTGTTTCATCACCAACAGTAATCACGTTGGCAGTTTATTCGATCCCAAGACCCAAAGACGATTGAATGTCTACAGCAACTACCCTAGTGTGGTCATTTATACCCATAATTTCATATCTAAAAAACCACTGAATACCTCGGTACCTCAAGGGGTTCATTCAAGTATCACATTCGAATGTCAGTATGAACCTGATGGCATTCATCATCCTATATTGAATTCAGCGATTTTAAAGAAAAATGAACCATACCATCATTTTATTGATTTTGAGTTCGAATTTTAG
- a CDS encoding UDP-glucose--hexose-1-phosphate uridylyltransferase: protein MNPLFALVTYGLKHQWIVDPNPSLHKLLQLYNLPLSPFKMVDEPIDLVMEKLLDLGFDLGLFEPNTLNERDAFEAYLFDFVMPSPSETKMTFLRLYQQNRRKAFDYLYHLSMDVNYIKTKRIAQNVSFHYPSIYGTIDLTINLSKPEKDPKDIAKALEQKDVPKTGPKCLICKENEHNYDNARMNLRIIPITLYKRLWHFQYSPYAYYNEHCIILSDDHTPMKMCEETFHYLLDFIDYNPDYFIGSNADIPIVGGSILDHDHFQGGKHHFPIESAKIIKSYQIQDLTLSHIYWPLSTIRLTSQNRDTLLKVSKRILNQWRTYDHEALDIISKSYGLHNTITPIARKVNDAYQIDIILRNNRVNEVYPEGIFHPHRDVQHIKKENIGLIEAMGLAILPGRLKTELAKGLDFILHGTIYPELAIHQPWLNALKQSNQVHNMADLEAAVGDKFKTVLEHAGVFKLNDSGIQAMDEFIQSCIR from the coding sequence ATGAATCCACTATTCGCGTTAGTTACTTACGGTTTGAAACACCAATGGATTGTCGATCCCAATCCATCCTTACATAAACTATTACAACTCTATAATCTACCACTTAGTCCATTCAAAATGGTGGATGAACCCATCGATTTGGTCATGGAAAAGCTCTTGGATTTAGGGTTTGATTTGGGCTTATTTGAACCCAATACCTTGAATGAACGGGATGCTTTTGAAGCGTATTTATTTGATTTTGTGATGCCATCTCCAAGTGAAACCAAAATGACGTTCTTACGCCTTTATCAACAAAATCGACGTAAGGCATTTGATTATTTATATCACTTATCCATGGATGTGAATTACATTAAAACCAAACGTATCGCTCAAAATGTGTCCTTTCATTATCCATCCATCTATGGGACAATCGATTTGACCATCAATCTATCCAAACCTGAAAAAGATCCAAAAGATATTGCGAAAGCTTTGGAACAAAAGGATGTACCAAAAACAGGTCCGAAATGTCTCATTTGCAAAGAAAACGAACACAATTATGACAATGCAAGAATGAATTTGCGAATCATTCCAATCACGTTATACAAACGTTTATGGCATTTTCAATATTCGCCTTATGCCTATTATAACGAGCATTGTATCATTTTAAGTGATGACCATACACCAATGAAAATGTGTGAAGAAACATTCCACTATTTGCTGGATTTCATCGATTATAACCCAGATTATTTCATTGGTTCAAATGCAGATATCCCGATTGTGGGTGGCTCGATCCTCGATCATGACCATTTTCAAGGGGGAAAACACCATTTCCCAATTGAATCCGCTAAAATCATTAAATCCTATCAAATCCAAGATTTAACCCTCTCACACATTTATTGGCCCTTATCCACCATTAGATTGACCAGTCAAAATAGGGACACTTTATTAAAGGTATCCAAACGTATACTTAACCAATGGCGTACCTACGATCATGAAGCACTCGATATCATTTCAAAATCTTATGGTTTACATAATACAATTACACCCATTGCGAGAAAAGTAAATGATGCTTATCAAATCGATATCATTCTACGAAATAATCGTGTGAATGAGGTGTATCCTGAAGGCATTTTCCACCCACACCGTGATGTCCAACACATCAAAAAAGAAAACATCGGTCTAATCGAGGCCATGGGGTTGGCCATTCTACCTGGTCGTCTCAAAACGGAACTTGCTAAAGGGTTAGATTTCATATTACATGGTACTATTTACCCTGAATTAGCCATTCATCAACCTTGGTTGAATGCATTAAAACAATCCAACCAAGTTCACAACATGGCAGATCTTGAAGCTGCGGTTGGTGATAAATTCAAAACGGTATTAGAGCATGCAGGTGTTTTTAAACTGAACGATTCAGGTATCCAAGCCATGGATGAATTCATCCAAAGTTGTATCCGATAA
- the hemW gene encoding radical SAM family heme chaperone HemW, whose amino-acid sequence MKGLYVHIPFCEHICFYCDFAKRVAKNREMIDEYLVHLKKEFDQIPLIDRQFDTVYIGGGTPSMLDIKQLTYLLELFKDLKPLEYTIEVNPESYTHDKGMLFKQYGINRVSLGVQSFEPEILTYIGRKHHNTQVFYAIEDLNDIGIDNISIDLIFAIPGQTMASIQHDLDIVSTLAIKHISYYSLILEEKTVFYHQYLKKQFRKADIDLEADMYEYIIDRLNALGFKQYEISNFTKGNHASKHNQLYWSMDPYVGIGAGAHGFDGKLRTQNHRNLPDYYEKPLASAYHETDQQYLSDTLIFGLRRLEGIRIDDIETRFGFKLFEKYPKLIQLQALGLIEIVDQHLRLTRKGLLLGNQVFEVFI is encoded by the coding sequence ATGAAAGGCTTATACGTCCATATCCCATTTTGTGAGCACATATGTTTTTATTGTGATTTCGCTAAACGGGTGGCGAAAAACCGTGAAATGATCGATGAATATTTGGTCCATCTCAAAAAAGAGTTTGACCAAATCCCCCTAATTGATCGACAATTTGATACCGTCTATATCGGTGGTGGTACACCTTCGATGTTAGATATCAAGCAGTTAACCTATTTACTAGAATTATTTAAGGACCTTAAACCTTTAGAGTATACGATTGAAGTGAATCCAGAATCATATACCCATGACAAAGGGATGTTATTTAAACAGTATGGCATTAACCGCGTTAGTTTAGGGGTCCAATCCTTTGAACCAGAAATCTTAACCTATATTGGAAGAAAACACCACAATACTCAAGTGTTCTATGCCATCGAAGATTTAAATGACATCGGCATTGACAACATCAGTATTGATTTAATCTTCGCAATTCCAGGTCAAACCATGGCTTCGATTCAACACGATTTAGACATCGTATCCACGTTAGCCATCAAACACATCAGTTACTATTCTCTCATTTTAGAAGAGAAAACCGTATTTTATCACCAATACTTAAAGAAGCAGTTTCGAAAAGCCGATATCGATTTAGAAGCCGATATGTATGAATACATCATCGACCGCTTAAATGCGTTGGGATTTAAACAATATGAAATATCGAATTTCACAAAAGGTAACCACGCTTCTAAACACAACCAACTTTATTGGTCGATGGATCCTTACGTTGGCATCGGCGCAGGCGCACATGGATTTGATGGTAAACTCAGAACTCAAAATCATCGCAATCTCCCTGATTACTATGAAAAACCTTTAGCCTCTGCTTATCATGAAACTGACCAACAATATTTATCCGATACCCTCATCTTCGGATTAAGACGATTGGAAGGCATTCGAATCGATGACATTGAAACACGATTTGGGTTCAAATTATTCGAAAAATACCCAAAATTGATTCAGTTGCAAGCCCTGGGTTTAATTGAAATTGTGGATCAACACCTTCGATTAACTCGAAAGGGTTTATTGTTAGGCAATCAAGTGTTTGAGGTGTTTATATGA